A region of Paenibacillus sp. 37 DNA encodes the following proteins:
- the rnpM gene encoding RNase P modulator RnpM has translation MKPKKVPLRKCVACQEMMPKKQLIRIVKTPEDEVLIDLTGKKSGRGAYLCGKESCFKLALKNRALDRALKGKVSPEIYEQLAADFIAVEDEFKAAQEREHD, from the coding sequence ATGAAACCAAAAAAAGTGCCGCTGCGCAAATGTGTGGCATGCCAAGAAATGATGCCCAAAAAGCAGCTGATTCGCATTGTTAAAACGCCAGAGGATGAAGTGCTGATCGATTTGACTGGCAAAAAATCCGGACGTGGTGCCTATTTATGCGGCAAAGAGTCCTGTTTTAAGCTCGCACTCAAAAACCGGGCTTTGGATCGGGCGTTAAAAGGCAAAGTCTCACCTGAAATTTACGAGCAATTAGCAGCTGACTTCATTGCGGTTGAGGATGAATTCAAAGCAGCACAGGAGCGTGAACATGACTAA
- the rimP gene encoding ribosome maturation factor RimP, translating into MSTTNIKSTVEEMIQPYLNEQGFELVDIEYVKEGSNWFLRVYVDKEGGIDIDDCVLISEKLSAKLDENDPIPTIYFLEVSSPGAERPLKKPEDVTKSVGKNVFVTTYEPVNGLKEFEGKLLSFDDGELVIEAGKKQHAISYDKVASARLAILF; encoded by the coding sequence TTGAGCACAACGAACATTAAATCTACCGTGGAAGAAATGATCCAACCCTACTTGAACGAACAAGGCTTCGAGCTGGTTGACATCGAATACGTCAAAGAAGGCAGCAACTGGTTTTTACGGGTGTATGTCGACAAAGAGGGTGGCATCGACATCGACGATTGTGTCTTGATCAGCGAAAAGCTGAGCGCCAAGCTGGATGAGAACGATCCGATTCCAACCATCTATTTCCTTGAAGTGTCTTCTCCCGGTGCGGAGCGTCCACTGAAAAAACCTGAGGACGTTACCAAATCTGTAGGCAAAAATGTTTTTGTTACAACCTACGAGCCGGTGAACGGATTGAAGGAATTTGAAGGCAAGCTGCTTTCCTTTGATGACGGGGAACTCGTGATCGAAGCAGGCAAAAAACAGCATGCCATTTCTTATGATAAGGTTGCCAGTGCGCGCCTAGCTATTTTGTTTTAA
- a CDS encoding PolC-type DNA polymerase III, with the protein MSGFEEKRKRFELLMKQAELPAGLLEPYFLDGWIEQVETNRSNREWNILIAKDTLVPAPIYRTFCLHIQEKMNHIAKISFGFKYTDQVQNGDIVTEYWNLFLEWVTREIPSVNGWMNRTTFECEEDLLQLTMSDATSMELARKKQIDQAITKFYDKYFHLPLRIKMQVGEVGSNKEAMEQFQAQKRVEELEVIEKMMSEVDTEIPVDEEQGDLRLQMGYDIKEPAVPMQEIQDEEKKVTLQGSVFGLDRKELRNGNTLFTFYLTDFTDSMQMKMFAKTKEDVKILSLLANGKWVKVRGRVEYDRFMQIPELAMIPSDLIEVKAPPSRKDNAPEKRVEFHLHSTMSTMDAVTSIDKYVKMAAEWGHKAIAVTDHGGVQVYPEASKAAKKNGIKMIYGLEANVVNDSVAVVMAPQPLDLQTATYIVFDIETTGLSVTQNKIIEIAAVKMQDGKEIDRFATFVNPHERIPYNIQQLTNINDDMVKDAPELEPVIRDFVQFAGDGVLVAHNARFDMGFIQASLKQIGLPELPNPVLDTLELARLLFPKNKNHRLNTMADKYKVGLESHHRAIDDTVALAGILIGLLNDAAQMKGLTRLDRLNDYVGVDLSNTRPFHCGIYALNDVGKKNLYKLVSLSHTEHFKRVPCIPKSKLINLREGLVIISGCEKGEFFEAVLNKSLEEAEEIAEFYDILEIQPLTMYMHLVDKGLVATPEEIKTAIRKVIDIGAKLNKPVIATGNVHYLEPRDKLYRDITIHGITGFSPLKDQRKPDAHFRTTEEMLEEFQFLGQEKAYEVVVTNTVELSDRFEEIKLFPDKLFTPILEGADEEIRNTCYNTAKSIYGEELPEVIVARLEKELIPIIKYGFSANYLISERLVKKSNQDGYLVGSRGSVGSSVVATFLGISEVNPLPAHYICVNSECKHSEWFLDGSVRSGFDLPEKECPDCGGTLKGEGQDIPFETFLGFKGDKVPDIDLNFSGDYQPHAHNYTKVLFSEKSVFRAGTIGTVAEKTAFGFAKKYEEQHQKKWRGAELNRLASGCTGVKRSTGQHPGGIVVVPDYIEVEDVTPVQFPADDVNAEWKTTHFDYHAFEENLLKLDILGHDDPTMMRMLQDLTGVDPTTIPMNDPKVMSMFNSTEALGVTPEQIRSPVATFGVPEMGTKFVRQMLVESQPTSFADLLQISGLSHGTGVWLGNAQDLIKNGTCNIKTVIGCRDDIMLFLIYKTGMDASLAFKITESVRKGRGLPQEWIDEMKNCKVPQWYIDSCLKIQYMFPKAHAAAYVISAVRTAFFKLYHPIEYYATYFTVRADEIDIELMCQGYDAIYRKITEIEQLGFQAPPKEKNMLPVLEMGLEMAARGFSLKSIDLYRSEATKFIVDGKTLIPPFSALAGIGDNAARNIAAARDHGEFLSVEDFQQKSKASKTIVELLSNMGCFRGLPESNQLSLF; encoded by the coding sequence ATGAGCGGATTCGAGGAGAAGAGAAAACGGTTTGAGTTGTTGATGAAACAGGCAGAGCTTCCGGCTGGTCTGTTAGAGCCCTATTTTTTGGATGGATGGATTGAACAAGTAGAGACCAATCGAAGTAATCGGGAATGGAATATTCTGATTGCAAAGGATACGTTGGTACCCGCTCCAATCTATCGCACATTTTGCCTGCATATTCAAGAGAAGATGAATCATATCGCCAAAATTTCATTTGGCTTCAAATACACGGACCAAGTACAAAATGGTGATATCGTCACTGAATATTGGAATCTGTTTCTGGAGTGGGTTACCCGTGAGATTCCATCTGTAAATGGTTGGATGAACCGGACAACCTTTGAATGTGAAGAGGATCTTCTACAACTGACAATGAGTGATGCTACGTCGATGGAATTGGCTCGTAAGAAACAGATTGATCAGGCTATTACGAAATTCTATGACAAGTACTTTCATCTACCTCTTCGCATCAAGATGCAAGTGGGCGAAGTGGGAAGTAATAAAGAGGCCATGGAACAGTTCCAGGCCCAAAAACGTGTAGAGGAACTTGAGGTCATCGAGAAGATGATGAGTGAAGTGGACACAGAAATCCCGGTGGATGAGGAGCAGGGTGATCTGCGTTTGCAAATGGGTTATGACATCAAGGAGCCAGCAGTACCCATGCAGGAAATCCAGGATGAAGAGAAAAAGGTCACGCTTCAAGGTTCAGTGTTTGGACTGGATCGTAAAGAATTGCGAAACGGTAATACGTTGTTTACCTTCTACCTGACCGACTTCACGGATTCCATGCAAATGAAGATGTTTGCCAAAACAAAAGAGGATGTTAAAATTCTCAGTTTGTTGGCTAACGGTAAATGGGTGAAAGTGCGTGGTCGTGTAGAATATGACCGGTTTATGCAAATTCCTGAACTCGCCATGATTCCTTCGGATTTGATTGAAGTTAAAGCACCGCCGTCTCGCAAAGACAATGCACCAGAGAAACGGGTGGAGTTCCATTTGCACTCTACAATGAGTACGATGGATGCTGTAACTTCAATTGACAAATACGTGAAAATGGCAGCAGAGTGGGGACATAAGGCGATTGCTGTCACTGATCATGGTGGGGTGCAGGTATATCCCGAGGCTTCCAAGGCTGCTAAGAAAAACGGGATTAAGATGATCTACGGCCTTGAGGCCAATGTCGTGAATGACTCTGTTGCCGTTGTAATGGCTCCTCAGCCATTGGATCTCCAAACAGCAACATACATCGTATTTGATATCGAGACCACAGGTTTGTCGGTAACACAGAACAAAATCATTGAGATTGCAGCCGTGAAGATGCAAGATGGTAAAGAAATCGACCGGTTTGCAACGTTTGTGAATCCGCATGAACGCATTCCCTACAACATTCAGCAGTTGACCAATATTAATGATGACATGGTAAAAGACGCACCTGAGCTGGAGCCTGTTATCCGTGATTTTGTGCAGTTTGCTGGTGATGGTGTGCTTGTTGCGCATAATGCACGCTTTGACATGGGCTTTATCCAGGCTTCTCTGAAGCAAATTGGATTGCCAGAGCTTCCTAACCCGGTCCTTGACACATTGGAACTGGCGAGATTGTTATTTCCAAAAAACAAGAACCACCGTCTGAATACGATGGCTGATAAATATAAGGTTGGACTCGAAAGTCATCACCGTGCCATTGATGATACGGTTGCACTCGCGGGTATACTGATCGGATTATTAAATGATGCTGCTCAGATGAAAGGATTAACGAGACTTGATCGCTTGAACGATTATGTAGGTGTCGACTTGTCGAATACAAGACCTTTCCATTGTGGCATCTATGCATTGAATGATGTCGGTAAGAAAAATCTATATAAGCTGGTATCTCTCTCTCATACGGAACATTTCAAGCGGGTACCGTGCATTCCCAAATCAAAACTGATAAATTTGCGTGAAGGTCTTGTTATTATATCGGGCTGTGAAAAAGGGGAGTTTTTCGAAGCGGTGCTTAACAAATCACTCGAAGAAGCGGAAGAGATCGCTGAGTTCTATGACATACTGGAGATTCAACCACTTACGATGTATATGCATTTGGTGGATAAAGGGTTGGTAGCTACACCCGAAGAAATCAAAACAGCGATCCGTAAAGTCATCGATATAGGTGCGAAACTTAATAAACCGGTCATAGCTACAGGTAACGTGCACTATTTGGAACCACGTGACAAGTTATATCGGGATATCACCATTCACGGTATTACAGGATTTAGTCCACTGAAAGATCAGCGTAAACCGGATGCACATTTTAGAACGACAGAGGAAATGCTGGAAGAGTTCCAGTTCCTGGGTCAAGAGAAAGCATACGAAGTCGTTGTTACAAATACGGTGGAGTTGTCTGACCGATTTGAGGAAATTAAGTTATTCCCGGACAAACTGTTTACTCCGATTCTGGAAGGTGCGGACGAAGAAATCCGTAATACCTGCTATAACACTGCCAAGTCCATCTATGGCGAGGAATTACCAGAAGTAATCGTGGCACGACTAGAGAAAGAGCTCATTCCAATTATTAAATACGGTTTTTCTGCCAACTATCTGATTTCGGAGCGCTTGGTTAAAAAATCGAATCAGGATGGTTATCTCGTAGGTTCGCGGGGATCGGTAGGCTCCTCTGTTGTTGCTACATTCCTGGGTATATCCGAGGTTAATCCACTACCTGCTCATTATATTTGCGTAAATTCAGAATGCAAACACAGCGAGTGGTTCCTGGACGGCAGCGTTCGGAGTGGATTTGACCTTCCAGAGAAAGAGTGTCCGGATTGTGGTGGCACACTTAAAGGAGAAGGCCAGGATATTCCGTTTGAGACCTTCCTTGGGTTTAAAGGAGATAAAGTTCCCGATATTGACTTGAACTTCTCTGGAGATTATCAGCCTCACGCACATAACTACACGAAAGTGCTATTTAGTGAGAAAAGTGTTTTCCGTGCGGGGACCATTGGTACGGTGGCTGAGAAAACAGCATTTGGTTTTGCCAAGAAGTATGAGGAACAGCATCAGAAGAAATGGCGTGGAGCTGAATTGAATCGTTTGGCCTCTGGCTGTACTGGGGTGAAACGGAGTACTGGACAGCATCCTGGCGGTATTGTCGTGGTACCTGATTATATCGAAGTCGAAGACGTTACACCTGTTCAGTTTCCGGCTGACGACGTTAATGCGGAGTGGAAAACGACACACTTTGATTATCATGCTTTTGAAGAGAACTTGCTGAAACTTGATATTCTGGGGCACGATGACCCAACGATGATGCGGATGTTGCAGGATTTGACAGGTGTCGATCCAACAACCATTCCGATGAATGATCCGAAAGTCATGAGCATGTTTAACTCAACCGAAGCTCTGGGTGTTACACCGGAACAGATTAGGTCGCCAGTCGCGACGTTTGGCGTGCCAGAGATGGGGACGAAGTTTGTACGTCAGATGCTTGTTGAATCCCAGCCGACGTCTTTTGCCGATTTACTTCAGATTTCCGGATTGTCCCATGGTACAGGGGTATGGCTTGGAAATGCTCAGGATCTGATTAAGAACGGAACGTGTAACATTAAGACGGTAATTGGTTGTCGGGATGACATTATGTTATTCCTGATTTATAAAACGGGAATGGACGCAAGTCTGGCATTTAAGATTACCGAGAGTGTTCGTAAGGGACGGGGTCTACCACAGGAATGGATTGACGAGATGAAAAATTGTAAAGTGCCTCAATGGTACATTGATTCTTGTCTCAAAATCCAGTACATGTTCCCGAAGGCTCACGCGGCCGCTTATGTTATTTCGGCAGTACGTACGGCATTCTTCAAGCTGTATCATCCGATTGAATATTACGCAACTTACTTTACCGTTCGGGCGGATGAGATTGATATCGAACTCATGTGTCAGGGATACGACGCGATCTATCGCAAAATTACGGAAATTGAGCAATTAGGTTTCCAGGCACCTCCAAAAGAGAAAAACATGTTACCTGTCCTGGAAATGGGTCTGGAAATGGCAGCGCGCGGATTCTCGCTGAAATCCATTGACTTATACCGTTCGGAAGCGACAAAGTTCATCGTTGACGGAAAAACACTAATCCCTCCATTTTCGGCGTTGGCAGGAATCGGGGATAATGCTGCTCGCAATATTGCTGCAGCACGTGATCATGGTGAGTTTCTATCGGTTGAGGACTTCCAGCAGAAGTCGAAAGCAAGTAAGACCATTGTTGAACTCCTGTCGAATATGGGATGTTTCCGTGGCTTGCCAGAGAGCAATCAGCTTTCCCTTTTCTAG
- a CDS encoding L7Ae/L30e/S12e/Gadd45 family ribosomal protein: MTNIKTLSYLGLSMRAGKLVTGEEIVLKAIRSSEAKMVIVAGDASANTQKKFRDKCGTYKVPLLIGFDRDSLGSSIGKDTRVVLAVTDRGFAKMISKQVGIMSEVEYIE; the protein is encoded by the coding sequence ATGACTAATATTAAAACGCTGTCTTATTTGGGACTCTCTATGCGTGCAGGTAAACTTGTAACAGGTGAAGAAATTGTACTTAAAGCGATCCGTTCTTCCGAAGCTAAAATGGTTATTGTTGCGGGTGACGCCTCAGCCAATACACAAAAGAAATTTCGCGATAAATGCGGAACTTATAAGGTTCCTCTGTTGATCGGATTTGACCGGGATAGCCTGGGATCAAGTATCGGTAAAGACACGCGTGTTGTTCTTGCAGTAACGGATCGAGGGTTTGCAAAAATGATCTCCAAGCAAGTCGGTATAATGTCGGAGGTGGAGTATATTGAGTAA
- the nusA gene encoding transcription termination factor NusA, translated as MSMDFIEAMNELEREKGISKDVLFEAIEAALISSYKRNFNTAQNVRVDMNRNTGVIRVYARKLIVEEVLDSRTEISLPAAREINPHFQLEDIAEIEVTPRDFGRIAAQTAKQVVTQRIREAERGLIYNAFVDKEEDIVTGVVQRQDLRNIYIDLGKIEAALPLTELMPNEKFVHGDRIKAYITKVENTTKGPQIILSRTHPGLLKRLFELEVPEIFDGVVEIRSVAREAGFRSKIAVHSRNEEVDPVGSCVGPKGMRVQTIVGELRGEKIDIVRFSDQVDEYVANALSPSKVLEVHVFEEEKMARVIVPDYQLSLAIGIKGQNARLAAKLTGWKIDIKSESQAEQEFGREKDSSSEMHQDSVSVD; from the coding sequence ATGAGTATGGATTTTATTGAAGCAATGAATGAATTGGAACGGGAAAAAGGGATCAGCAAGGATGTGCTGTTTGAAGCGATCGAGGCTGCACTAATTTCCAGCTACAAGCGGAATTTCAACACGGCCCAGAATGTGCGTGTTGACATGAACCGTAATACGGGAGTTATTCGGGTGTATGCCCGTAAATTGATCGTGGAAGAAGTCCTGGATTCACGTACCGAAATTTCATTGCCTGCTGCACGAGAAATCAACCCACACTTCCAGCTGGAAGATATTGCGGAGATTGAAGTAACGCCGCGTGATTTCGGACGTATCGCGGCACAAACTGCCAAACAGGTAGTGACCCAGCGGATTCGTGAAGCCGAACGCGGCCTGATCTACAACGCTTTCGTAGATAAGGAAGAAGATATCGTTACGGGAGTGGTGCAGCGTCAGGATTTGCGCAATATCTACATCGATCTGGGCAAAATCGAAGCGGCTTTACCGCTGACCGAATTGATGCCGAACGAGAAGTTTGTTCATGGTGACCGTATTAAGGCGTATATCACCAAGGTCGAGAATACGACAAAAGGGCCGCAAATCATTTTGTCCCGTACCCATCCGGGCCTCTTGAAACGTCTCTTTGAACTGGAAGTGCCTGAGATCTTTGACGGTGTAGTTGAAATTCGCTCCGTCGCTCGCGAAGCAGGGTTCCGCTCCAAGATTGCCGTTCATTCCCGCAACGAGGAAGTTGATCCAGTTGGATCTTGTGTAGGTCCTAAGGGAATGCGCGTGCAGACCATTGTGGGTGAGCTGCGCGGTGAAAAAATCGACATCGTTCGTTTTTCCGATCAGGTAGACGAATATGTTGCTAATGCACTGAGTCCTTCCAAAGTATTGGAAGTTCATGTATTTGAGGAAGAAAAGATGGCTCGGGTTATCGTTCCGGACTATCAACTGTCGCTCGCAATTGGTATCAAAGGCCAAAATGCCAGATTAGCAGCCAAATTAACCGGTTGGAAAATCGACATTAAGAGCGAGAGCCAGGCGGAACAGGAATTCGGCAGAGAAAAAGATTCTTCTTCTGAAATGCATCAGGATTCCGTCTCCGTCGACTAA